A single region of the Vanacampus margaritifer isolate UIUO_Vmar chromosome 13, RoL_Vmar_1.0, whole genome shotgun sequence genome encodes:
- the nme7 gene encoding nucleoside diphosphate kinase homolog 7 isoform X2: MEKDRFAFLTDWYDPTASLLRRYQLFFYPHDHSVEMFDVKNQRIFLRRTKYEELHPRDLFVGNRVNVFSRQLNIIDYGDQYTASKLGSKKERTLALLMPDAVSKVGDVLEMVTQANLMVTNAKMTHLAWSQAADFYVEHQSKPSFNSLVQQVSSGPVIALELVGDEAVSVWRNLLGPSDAAAAAHKEAPQSAQGHFGSDLVHGPDSLTAAARELEFFFPTTVCHGPINTAVYSQCTCCIIKPHAVSQGLAGKIINSIAAAGFHISALQMFKVDRANAEEFYEVYKGVVTEYVDMVTELSLGPCMVLELHGADVAKTFRDFCGPADPDIARHVRPSTLRAIYGVDKVKNAVHCTDLPEDAILEVQYFFKILDG; this comes from the exons ATG GAGAAAGACCGCTTCGCCTTCCTGACCGATTGGTACGACCCGACGGCATCTCTCCTGCGGCGCTACCAGCTCTTTTTCTACCCCCATGACCACTCCGTGGAGATG TTTGACGTTAAGAACCAGCGCATCTTCCTGCGGCGGACCAAATACGAAGAACTGCACCCGAGGGATCTGTTTGTGGGCAACCGGGTCAACGTCTTCTCGCGGCAGCTCAACATCATCGACTACGGCGACCAATACACGGCCAGCAAGCTGGGCAGCAAAAAAGAACG GACCCTCGCGCTGCTCATGCCGGACGCCGTCAGCAAGGTCGGAGACGTGCTGGAAATGGTCACCCAGGCCAACCTGATGGTCACCAACGCCAAGATGACACACCTGGCATG GAGCCAAGCTGCAGACTTTTATGTGGAGCATCAGTCAAAGCCTTCTTTCAA TTCTTTGGTGCAGCAGGTGTCCTCTGGTCCTGTGATAGCATTGGAGCTGGTGGGCGATGAGGCCGTGTCCGTCTGGAGGAACCTCCTGGGACCCTCggacgcggcggcggcggcacacAAGGAGGCGCCGCAGAGCGCCCAAGGGCACTTCGGAAGCGACCTGGTACACGGCCCCGACTCGCTTACCGCCGCAGCCAGA GAGCTGGAGTTCTTCTTCCCGACCACAGTCTGCCACGGCCCCATCAACACGGCCGTCTATTCCCAGTGCACGTGTTGCATCATCAAACCGCACGCCGTCTCCCAAG GTCTTGCCGGCAAGATCATCAACTCCATTGCCGCCGCCGGGTTTCACATCTCAGCCCTGCAAATG TTCAAAGTGGACCGGGCCAACGCCGAGGAGTTCTACGAAGTTTACAAAGGCGTCGTGACGGAGTACGTG GACATGGTGACGGAGCTGTCTTTGGGTCCCTGCATGGTCCTGGAGCTCCACGGGGCCGACGTAGCCAAGACCTTCCGCGACTTTTGTGGGCCTGCCGATCCG GACATCGCTCGCCACGTGCGTCCGTCCACGCTGCGAGCCATTTACGGCGTCGACAAGGTCAAGAACGCCGTCCACTGCACAGATCTTCCTGAAGACGCCATCTTGGAG GTGCAGTACTTCTTCAAGATCTTGGACGGCTGA
- the LOC144062554 gene encoding homocysteine S-methyltransferase YbgG gives MQSSVLVQKLCLGKYMSLDFIHFYFTPLLFLMNLRARLRIDSSHERVLLLDGGLATELEAQGAHLQGDPLWSARLLHTNPQAIKTAHHSFLLSGADVIISATYQATIQGFVEHLGVSSDTARELLASGLGLAEAAATAFSSGKRAAHPVVVAASVGSYGAFLHDGSEFSGAYADKMSIEELKACHRPQLECLAAAGAEVLALETIPSVKEAGALVELLREFPNCDAWISFSCKDGTRLSDGSPLQDGVRVASRSTQVLAVGVNCCPPEWVETLLDSVAALRSPDRRWVVYPNSGEEWDAQHGWQTGKTATNITALSDVWIKQGAALIGGCCRVGPDQIGELRRHLNRRHSTEEEADLET, from the exons ATGCAAAGTAGCGTGCTTGTCCAAAAGTTGTGTTTAGGAAAATACATGTCACTTGACTTTATTCACTTTTATTTCACGCCATTGTTGTTTCTAATGAATTTACGAGCTCGACTGAGAATTGACTCGAGTCATGAGAGAGTTCTGCTCTTGGACGGCGGATTAGCAACAGAATTGGAGGCACAAGGTGCACATTTACag GGAGATCCATTGTGGAGTGCCAGGCTGTTGCACACCAACCCACAAGCTATCAAAACTGCTCATCACAG CTTCCTCCTAAGCGGTGCTGACGTCATCATCAGTGCCACCTACCAGGCCACCATCCAAGGCTTTGTCGAACACTTGGGTGTCAGCTCGGACACCGCCAGGGAACTGCTGGCGTCCGGGCTTGGTCTGGCCGAAGCGGCGGCGACAGCGTTCAGTTCCGGAAAGCGGGCGGCCCACCCTGTGGTGGTGGCGGCGTCCGTGGGATCCTACGGAGCTTTTCTGCATGATGGCTCGGAGTTCAGTGGAGCATATGCTGACAAAATGAGCATAGAG GAGTTGAAAGCTTGCCATCGGCCTCAGCTGGAGTGTTTGGCAGCGGCGGGAGCGGAAGTCCTGGCCTTGGAGACCATCCCGAGCGTCAAAGAGGCGGGAGCATTGGTGGAGCTGCTCCGGGAATTCCCAAACTGCGACGCCTGGATTTCGTTCTCTTGCAAG GACGGGACGCGTCTGTCCGACGGTAGCCCGCTGCAAGACGGCGTCCGTGTGGCGAGCAGGTCCACGCAGGTGTTGGCCGTTGGTGTCAACTGTTGTCCTCCGGAGTGGGTGGAGACTCTGTTGGACTCTGTTGCAGCTCTGAGGAGTCCCGATAGGAGATGGGTGGTCTACCCCAACAGCGGGGAGGAGTGGGATGCTCAGCACGG ATGGCAGACTGGGAAAACGGCAACAAATATAACCGCTCTGAGTGACGTGTGGATCAAGCAAGGGGCTGCTTTGATCG GTGGTTGCTGCCGGGTCGGTCCGGATCAAATCGGTGAACTGAGACGACACTTAAACAGACGTCACTCAACGGAGGAGGAAGCAGACCTGGAAACGTAA
- the nme7 gene encoding nucleoside diphosphate kinase homolog 7 isoform X1, with translation MEEKDRFAFLTDWYDPTASLLRRYQLFFYPHDHSVEMFDVKNQRIFLRRTKYEELHPRDLFVGNRVNVFSRQLNIIDYGDQYTASKLGSKKERTLALLMPDAVSKVGDVLEMVTQANLMVTNAKMTHLAWSQAADFYVEHQSKPSFNSLVQQVSSGPVIALELVGDEAVSVWRNLLGPSDAAAAAHKEAPQSAQGHFGSDLVHGPDSLTAAARELEFFFPTTVCHGPINTAVYSQCTCCIIKPHAVSQGLAGKIINSIAAAGFHISALQMFKVDRANAEEFYEVYKGVVTEYVDMVTELSLGPCMVLELHGADVAKTFRDFCGPADPDIARHVRPSTLRAIYGVDKVKNAVHCTDLPEDAILEVQYFFKILDG, from the exons ATG GAGGAGAAAGACCGCTTCGCCTTCCTGACCGATTGGTACGACCCGACGGCATCTCTCCTGCGGCGCTACCAGCTCTTTTTCTACCCCCATGACCACTCCGTGGAGATG TTTGACGTTAAGAACCAGCGCATCTTCCTGCGGCGGACCAAATACGAAGAACTGCACCCGAGGGATCTGTTTGTGGGCAACCGGGTCAACGTCTTCTCGCGGCAGCTCAACATCATCGACTACGGCGACCAATACACGGCCAGCAAGCTGGGCAGCAAAAAAGAACG GACCCTCGCGCTGCTCATGCCGGACGCCGTCAGCAAGGTCGGAGACGTGCTGGAAATGGTCACCCAGGCCAACCTGATGGTCACCAACGCCAAGATGACACACCTGGCATG GAGCCAAGCTGCAGACTTTTATGTGGAGCATCAGTCAAAGCCTTCTTTCAA TTCTTTGGTGCAGCAGGTGTCCTCTGGTCCTGTGATAGCATTGGAGCTGGTGGGCGATGAGGCCGTGTCCGTCTGGAGGAACCTCCTGGGACCCTCggacgcggcggcggcggcacacAAGGAGGCGCCGCAGAGCGCCCAAGGGCACTTCGGAAGCGACCTGGTACACGGCCCCGACTCGCTTACCGCCGCAGCCAGA GAGCTGGAGTTCTTCTTCCCGACCACAGTCTGCCACGGCCCCATCAACACGGCCGTCTATTCCCAGTGCACGTGTTGCATCATCAAACCGCACGCCGTCTCCCAAG GTCTTGCCGGCAAGATCATCAACTCCATTGCCGCCGCCGGGTTTCACATCTCAGCCCTGCAAATG TTCAAAGTGGACCGGGCCAACGCCGAGGAGTTCTACGAAGTTTACAAAGGCGTCGTGACGGAGTACGTG GACATGGTGACGGAGCTGTCTTTGGGTCCCTGCATGGTCCTGGAGCTCCACGGGGCCGACGTAGCCAAGACCTTCCGCGACTTTTGTGGGCCTGCCGATCCG GACATCGCTCGCCACGTGCGTCCGTCCACGCTGCGAGCCATTTACGGCGTCGACAAGGTCAAGAACGCCGTCCACTGCACAGATCTTCCTGAAGACGCCATCTTGGAG GTGCAGTACTTCTTCAAGATCTTGGACGGCTGA
- the LOC144062551 gene encoding basic immunoglobulin-like variable motif-containing protein produces MLNTSEGPPGPSEASSMQRQTEGREEEDCRMIGSLARDALTRRASSGELQLPRSFPVTHSREKFYTVCSDYALLNRAVRKQDDGDKAAQDFQSTGACVVSDDDCDMVDLTTGGDAKTTLAWEIDTTDFKAVITRKIRKGSIKKCGSKKMKPDRASRNLQDIPPNPSLEDVKQRKVLDLRRWYCISRPQYKTSCGISSLVSCWNFLYSTLGAGRLPPISQEEALHILGYQPPFDEIKFGPFTGNATLMRWFRQINDYFRVRGCSYILYKPHGKHKTAGETAEGALAKLILGLRDDTMAYVYHCQNHYCCPLGFEATPLKAAKAYRGPLPTNEMEHWILIGEPSRKHAAIHCKKWMDIVTDLNTQNPEYLDIRHMEKGIQRRTTKKVGGNLHCIMAFQRVNWQKLGPWALNLENLRHAGGEGEESKRLAQLGRSHSTGSQKDAPWRRMSNTADSRQKSSPASDIDEDNAG; encoded by the exons ATGCTAAACACATCAGAAGGTCCCCCTGGTCCGTCGGAAGCATCAAGTATGCAAAGACAGACTGAGGGAAGGGAAGAAGAGGACTGCCGCATGATCGGCTCCCTGGCCCGGGACGCCTTAACCCGGCGGGCGTCCAGCGGCGAGCTCCAGCTGCCACGTTCCTTCCCAGTCACGCACTCTCGGGAAAAATTCTACACAGTCTGCTCAGACTACGCGCTGCTCAACCGAGCGGTGAGGAAGCAGGACGACGGGGACAAGGCGGCCCAAGACTTCCAGTCGACGGGAGCCTGCGTGGTTTCCGACGACGACTGCGACATGGTGGACCTAACAACCGGCGGGGATGCCAAGACCACCTTGGCCTGGGAGATCGACACCACCGACTTTAAGGCGGTGATCACGCGCAAAATTAGGAAAG gcAGCATAAAGAAGTGCGGCAGCAAAAAGATGAAGCCGGACCGAGCCAGTCGGAACCTTCAGGATATCCCGCCTAACCCCTCGCTGGAGGACGTCAAGCAGAGGAAAGTTCTCGACCTCCGAAGATG gTACTGCATTAGCCGGCCCCAATACAAGACGTCGTGCGGGATCTCGTCTCTGGTGTCCTGCTGGAACTTCCTGTACAGCACTCTGGGCGCAGGAAG GTTGCCACCCATCTCCCAGGAGGAGGCGCTCCACATTCTGGGCTACCAGCCGCCCTTCGACGAAATCAAGTTCGGGCCCTTCACGGGGAACGCCACCCTCATGCG GTGGTTCCGGCAAATCAACGACTACTTCCGCGTACGGGGCTGCTCGTACATTCTGTACAAGCCGCACGGGAAACACAAGACTGCGGGCGAGACGGCGGAGGGAGCCTTGGCCAAGCTGATCCTGGGCCTGAGGGACGACACCATGGCCTACGTCTACCACTGCCAGAACCACTACTGCTGCCCTCTCGGGTTTGAGGCCACGCCCCTCAAAGCAGCTAAAGCATACAG GGGTCCTTTGCCCACCAATGAGATGGAACACTGGATCCTGATCGGAGAACCCAGCAGAAAGCACGCAGCCATCCACTGTAAAAA GTGGATGGACATAGTCACCGACCTCAACACTCAGAATCCAGAATATTTGGACATCCGCCACATGGAGAAGGGCATCCAGAGGCGCACCACCAAAAAA GTGGGTGGCAACCTGCACTGCATCATGGCCTTCCAGCGGGTCAACTGGCAGAAGCTGGGCCCCTGGGCCCTCAACCTGGAAAACCTGCGGCACGCTGGCGGCGAGGGGGAGGAAAGCAAGCGCCTTGCCCAGCTGGGACGCTCGCACAGCACAGGCAGCCAGAAGGACGCCCCCTGGAGGCGCATGTCCAACACTGCGGACAGCAGGCAGAAGAGCTCGCCCGCCAGCGACATTGACGAGGACAATGCCGGTTGA
- the atp1b1a gene encoding sodium/potassium-transporting ATPase subunit beta-1a, with amino-acid sequence MSGNKDTDGGWRSFVWNSEKKEFLGRTGGSWFKILLFYVIFYGCLAAIFVGTIQVMLLTLSNYKPTYQDRVAPPGLSHTPRSEKSEISFSKSDPKSYEKYVASITKFLALYDDERQSDLLKFENCGESPESYRERGTMENDQGQRKACSYKRSWLESCSGETDSTYGFQNGSPCIIVKLNRIVNFRPKAPASNDALPAPLQVRVKNNSIPIFCKNKRDEDVDKLGEINYFGFGGSFPLQYYPYYGRLLHPNYLQPLVAIQFTNLTLGQEIRIECKVYGANINYSDKDRYQGRFDVKFTINS; translated from the exons ATGTCGGGGAATAAAGACACCGACGGCGGCTGGAGGAGCTTTGTGTGGAATTCCGAGAAGAAGGAGTTTCTGGGGAGAACCGGCGGCAGTTGGT TCAAAATCTTGTTGTTCTACGTTATCTTCTACGGATGCTTGGCGGCCATCTTTGTGGGGACCATTCAGGTGATGTTGCTCACCTTAAGCAACTACAAGCCCACCTACCAGGATCGAGTGGCCCCCCCAG GCTTGTCACATACGCCGCGCTCTGAAAAGTCCGAGATCTCATTCAGCAAGAGCGACCCAAAGTCGTACGAGAAGTACGTGGCCAGCATTACCAAGTTCCTCGCGCTCTACGACGACGAGCGCCAAAGCGACCTGCTGAAATTTGAAAACTGCGGAG AGAGCCCCGAGTCGTACCGCGAGCGCGGCACCATGGAGAACGACCAGGGTCAGCGCAAGGCCTGCAGCTACAAGAGGTCCTGGCTGGAAAGCTGCTCGGGTGAGACCGACAGCACCTACGGCTTCCAGAACGGATCGCCGTGCATCATCGTCAAACTCAACAGGATCGTCAATTTCAGGCCCaag GCCCCCGCCAGTAACGACGCGCTGCCTGCGCCTCTTCAGGTCCGAGTAAAGAACAACTCCATACCCATTTTCTGCAAGAACAAG CGCGATGAGGACGTGGACAAGCTGGGCGAGATCAACTACTTTGGCTTCGGCGGCAGCTTCCCGCTGCAGTACTACCCGTACTACGGCCGGTTGCTGCACCCCAACTACCTTCAGCCGCTGGTGGCCATCCAGTTCACCAACCTGACGCTGGGCCAGGAGATCCGCATCGAGTGCAAGGTCTACGGCGCCAACATCAATTACAGCGACAAGGACCGCTATCAGGGACGATTCGACGTCAAGTTCACCATCAACTCGTGA